The following are from one region of the Nostoc cf. commune SO-36 genome:
- the ndhO gene encoding NAD(P)H-quinone oxidoreductase subunit O produces the protein MAVKKGDMVRAVREKLENSLEAKASDARFPSYLFESKGEIVDIKGDYALIKFGKVPTPNVWLRVDQLEEFK, from the coding sequence ATGGCAGTCAAAAAAGGCGATATGGTTCGCGCTGTGCGCGAAAAACTAGAAAACAGTCTGGAGGCTAAAGCCAGTGATGCTCGTTTTCCTTCTTATTTGTTTGAAAGCAAGGGCGAAATTGTAGATATCAAAGGTGATTACGCCCTGATTAAGTTTGGGAAAGTGCCAACACCAAATGTTTGGTTACGTGTGGATCAACTCGAAGAGTTTAAATAA
- a CDS encoding DNA-formamidopyrimidine glycosylase, whose protein sequence is MPELPEVETVRRGLNQLTLNQEITGGDVLLDRTIAYPFSVGEFIDGIKKSAYPSGVGAAIATWHRRGKYLLAELSSPSSTGWLGVHLRMTGQLLWLHRDEPLHKHTRVRLFFGDQQELRFVDQRTFGKIWLVPPGVAVESIMTGLAKLAVDPFSPEFTVEYLASKLQNRRRPIKTALLDQSVVAGLGNIYADEALFKSGILPETLCIDLQLKQIELLRTAIIQVLETSIEAGGTTFSNFLNVKGTNGNYGGVAWVYNRTGEPCRVCGTGIQRIKLGGRSSHFCSQCQTLQGVRRRD, encoded by the coding sequence ATGCCTGAACTGCCTGAAGTCGAAACAGTCCGAAGGGGTCTAAATCAATTGACCCTTAACCAAGAAATCACGGGGGGAGATGTGTTGCTCGATCGCACCATCGCCTACCCGTTTTCTGTTGGTGAGTTTATTGATGGAATTAAAAAAAGTGCGTACCCCTCTGGGGTTGGCGCAGCCATCGCTACTTGGCATCGTCGCGGTAAATATCTGCTTGCGGAACTTTCCTCCCCCTCTTCTACAGGTTGGCTAGGGGTTCATCTGCGAATGACCGGTCAACTACTATGGCTGCATCGAGATGAACCATTACATAAGCACACGCGGGTTAGATTATTCTTTGGGGATCAGCAGGAATTACGCTTTGTGGATCAGCGCACCTTCGGTAAAATATGGTTGGTTCCGCCTGGTGTTGCTGTAGAAAGTATTATGACTGGTTTAGCAAAACTGGCAGTAGACCCATTTTCACCCGAATTCACTGTCGAGTATCTAGCAAGCAAACTCCAAAACCGCCGCCGTCCGATTAAAACTGCGCTACTAGATCAATCGGTGGTGGCGGGATTAGGTAACATTTATGCTGATGAAGCCCTATTTAAGAGTGGAATTTTACCTGAAACCTTGTGTATAGATTTGCAGCTAAAGCAAATTGAACTTTTGCGAACAGCCATAATTCAAGTGTTAGAAACGAGCATTGAGGCTGGTGGTACGACTTTTAGTAATTTTCTAAATGTCAAAGGTACTAACGGCAATTATGGTGGTGTAGCCTGGGTTTATAACCGCACTGGAGAACCCTGTCGAGTTTGTGGTACAGGAATTCAACGGATTAAGTTGGGTGGGCGATCTAGTCACTTTTGCTCCCAGTGTCAAACTTTACAGGGAGTTAGGAGACGCGATTAA